Proteins encoded in a region of the Nitrospira sp. genome:
- a CDS encoding kelch repeat-containing protein: MTIKLVPRATSLTIGDDYPKKNTIEFTIQLSGDPKFKLLVLEIPVGDEGILRRPEDANNIEFFINNVPTKLTRTSLSPTLMWVIAKSRDGITADTLTVKIQNILCNANSGSSGLTIIGKTGDNDPNPVKEPLTIEKKKPEKPETPILYFIAEPTYLIGGGEVKLTWDVVGDQNATLDTQQQTGKKVTSPTTDRLTDTWTYTLKVGDKQRQVTVNVLKKGWHPIQPLGNNAFPSVIFDPGGRTVDALYTIFVRGTERKAVLCKSTDGITGWQIVNDAVPDGMESSPGVRLGNRLWLIGGSTVDWDQKSKGSCYYDLDHADQGWQDATVTGADGFEERMGHACVIVDDNTIWVMGGLGKYQCLNDVWKLAIDKTDRNKLHATRLMTSSSAWKPRCMFSAVNFNDEIWVCGGVTSPNGNPLGDLWASPSSPMSWKERPTSTSGSVVDAIGTGAAFCGDTLFTVLTNRTGGPSWKFKKEMWTLQKSEITSTSDAWSDSSAPELPAGWTSKPHSIAVVGFKNRLYLRCLHRNAMYGEVVGAPLFVYVGAT; the protein is encoded by the coding sequence ATGACAATCAAACTCGTGCCCAGGGCGACATCTCTGACGATCGGGGATGACTATCCGAAAAAAAATACGATCGAGTTCACGATCCAGCTCTCAGGGGACCCGAAGTTTAAACTGCTCGTTCTGGAAATCCCCGTTGGTGACGAAGGTATACTGCGGCGACCAGAAGACGCCAACAACATTGAATTCTTCATTAATAACGTTCCTACGAAGCTCACTCGAACAAGCCTGTCTCCCACGCTCATGTGGGTCATCGCTAAAAGCAGAGATGGCATTACTGCCGATACGCTGACCGTCAAGATTCAGAATATCCTCTGTAATGCAAACTCAGGGTCTTCAGGCCTGACAATTATTGGGAAGACAGGGGACAATGACCCGAATCCCGTCAAGGAACCGCTTACGATCGAGAAAAAGAAACCGGAGAAGCCGGAGACGCCGATCCTCTATTTCATTGCCGAACCTACGTATCTGATCGGCGGTGGCGAAGTGAAGCTCACGTGGGACGTGGTGGGCGACCAGAATGCCACATTGGACACGCAGCAGCAGACGGGGAAAAAGGTTACGTCTCCAACAACGGACAGACTCACCGATACCTGGACCTACACTCTAAAGGTAGGGGACAAACAACGGCAGGTCACAGTAAACGTTCTGAAGAAGGGCTGGCATCCGATACAACCGTTGGGCAATAACGCATTCCCTTCTGTGATATTCGACCCAGGAGGCCGGACCGTCGACGCTCTGTACACGATCTTCGTGCGCGGGACTGAGAGAAAGGCTGTGTTGTGCAAGTCGACAGACGGCATCACGGGCTGGCAAATTGTGAACGACGCGGTGCCCGACGGGATGGAATCGAGCCCTGGCGTGCGGTTAGGAAACCGCCTGTGGCTGATCGGTGGCAGTACCGTCGATTGGGACCAGAAATCGAAGGGGAGCTGCTATTACGACCTCGACCATGCCGACCAAGGATGGCAGGACGCTACCGTCACGGGGGCCGATGGTTTCGAAGAGCGCATGGGCCATGCCTGCGTGATTGTGGACGACAACACCATCTGGGTGATGGGCGGCCTCGGGAAATACCAATGTTTGAATGACGTCTGGAAACTCGCGATTGATAAAACAGACCGAAACAAGCTGCATGCTACCAGATTGATGACGTCGTCCTCCGCATGGAAGCCTCGTTGCATGTTCAGCGCTGTGAATTTCAACGATGAGATCTGGGTGTGCGGCGGCGTGACTTCCCCAAACGGCAATCCGCTGGGCGATCTGTGGGCCAGCCCATCAAGCCCTATGTCCTGGAAGGAACGACCGACAAGCACCTCGGGTTCTGTGGTTGATGCGATTGGTACAGGGGCGGCCTTTTGTGGCGACACGCTTTTCACGGTTCTCACAAACCGAACGGGTGGCCCCTCTTGGAAGTTCAAGAAGGAGATGTGGACGCTACAGAAGTCAGAAATCACGAGCACATCCGATGCCTGGAGCGATTCGAGCGCACCCGAGTTGCCGGC